The following proteins come from a genomic window of Flavobacterium eburneipallidum:
- a CDS encoding RrF2 family transcriptional regulator produces the protein MLSKKTKYGIKALTFLARREDQTPVQIAEIAKSEKISIKFLESILLLLRHSGFLGAKKGKGGGYYLIKEPKDINMAKVYRILEGPIALLPCASHNFYEPCDDCTDETICAVRKLMMEVRDNTLMILENNTLADIVF, from the coding sequence ATGCTCTCAAAAAAAACTAAATACGGAATTAAAGCTTTGACCTTTTTGGCTCGCCGAGAAGATCAAACTCCTGTGCAGATTGCTGAAATTGCAAAAAGCGAGAAAATTTCGATTAAGTTTTTAGAAAGTATTTTATTGCTCTTGCGCCATTCCGGTTTTTTAGGAGCCAAAAAAGGAAAAGGCGGTGGCTACTATCTTATCAAAGAGCCCAAAGACATTAATATGGCAAAAGTCTATCGGATTCTCGAAGGACCAATTGCCTTGTTGCCTTGCGCCAGTCATAATTTCTACGAACCTTGCGATGATTGTACTGACGAAACTATTTGTGCTGTTCGTAAGCTAATGATGGAAGTTCGTGACAATACTTTAATGATATTGGAAAACAATACCCTCGCTGATATCGTTTTTTAA
- a CDS encoding trans-sulfuration enzyme family protein has protein sequence MNEQEFGFETEAIRNHLEKSQFQEHSTPLYLSSSFVFDDAEDMRASFTEEKIRNIYSRFSNPNTTEFVDKVCAMEGAEAGYAFATGMAAIYSTFAALLSSGDHIVSAGSVFGSTHALFMTYFPKWNIETTYFDINKPETIESFIKPNTKILYAETPTNPGVDVVDLELLGQIAKKHNLILIIDNCFVTPYIQQPIKYGAHIVVHSATKLMDGQGRVLGGVAVGQADLIRQIYLFSRNTGPALSPFNAWVLSKSLETLAIRVDRHCENALKVAEFLESHPNVNSVKYPFLKSHPKYEVAKKQMLLGGNIIAFEIKGGLEGGRKFLDKIKLCSLSANIGDAKTIVTHPASTTHSKLSVEEKLAVGITEGLVRVSVGLETVKDVIADLEQALS, from the coding sequence ATGAACGAACAAGAATTTGGTTTTGAAACCGAAGCGATACGCAACCATTTAGAGAAATCACAATTTCAGGAGCATTCAACACCTTTGTATTTGTCATCCAGTTTTGTATTTGATGATGCAGAGGATATGAGAGCTTCTTTTACAGAAGAAAAAATACGTAATATTTATAGCCGTTTTAGCAACCCAAACACAACCGAGTTTGTAGATAAAGTTTGCGCTATGGAAGGTGCGGAGGCAGGTTATGCTTTTGCTACAGGAATGGCGGCGATTTATTCTACGTTTGCCGCTTTGTTAAGTTCAGGTGATCATATTGTGTCTGCTGGAAGCGTGTTTGGTTCGACTCACGCGTTGTTTATGACTTATTTTCCAAAGTGGAATATTGAGACTACGTATTTCGATATTAATAAGCCGGAAACAATTGAGAGTTTTATCAAACCGAATACCAAAATCTTATATGCAGAAACGCCGACTAACCCTGGAGTAGATGTGGTTGATTTGGAATTATTGGGTCAGATTGCCAAAAAACACAACTTAATTCTGATAATTGATAACTGTTTTGTAACACCATATATTCAACAGCCTATAAAGTATGGTGCTCATATAGTAGTACATTCGGCGACTAAATTGATGGACGGACAAGGACGTGTTTTAGGCGGAGTTGCTGTGGGGCAAGCAGATTTAATACGTCAAATTTATTTATTCTCAAGAAATACAGGGCCAGCTTTATCACCGTTTAATGCGTGGGTTTTGTCGAAAAGTTTAGAGACTTTAGCCATTCGTGTGGACAGACATTGTGAAAACGCCTTAAAAGTTGCTGAATTTTTAGAAAGCCATCCGAATGTAAATAGTGTGAAATATCCTTTCTTGAAATCGCATCCTAAATATGAAGTAGCCAAAAAACAAATGCTTTTAGGAGGTAATATTATTGCTTTTGAAATTAAAGGCGGATTAGAAGGCGGAAGAAAATTTTTGGACAAAATAAAATTATGTTCCCTTTCGGCAAATATTGGGGATGCAAAAACTATTGTGACGCATCCAGCTTCTACCACACACAGCAAATTGTCTGTTGAAGAAAAATTAGCGGTTGGAATTACAGAAGGTTTAGTACGTGTTTCAGTAGGATTGGAAACCGTAAAAGATGTTATTGCTGATTTAGAGCAGGCATTATCTTAA
- a CDS encoding OsmC family protein, with the protein MKITLNRVNENFHFELKNERGHIVNVDARPDFGGNDMGPSPMELVLMGVAGCSGIDMISILKKQRQEITSFKAEVEGERVQVGEAKPFKDIYVVFLLEGNIKEDKAAKAAQLSFDKYCSVSKTVEPTATIHYKVVLNGVELAKI; encoded by the coding sequence ATGAAAATAACACTAAACAGAGTAAACGAAAACTTCCACTTCGAATTAAAAAACGAACGTGGACATATAGTAAATGTAGATGCACGTCCTGATTTTGGAGGTAATGATATGGGGCCAAGTCCAATGGAATTAGTATTGATGGGTGTTGCAGGATGCAGTGGAATTGATATGATTTCGATTCTAAAAAAACAGCGTCAGGAAATCACTTCTTTCAAAGCAGAAGTAGAAGGCGAGCGTGTGCAAGTGGGCGAAGCAAAACCTTTCAAAGATATTTACGTGGTTTTTTTATTGGAAGGAAACATTAAAGAAGACAAAGCGGCAAAAGCGGCACAATTATCTTTCGATAAATATTGCTCGGTTTCTAAAACTGTAGAGCCAACAGCAACAATACATTATAAAGTAGTTTTGAACGGAGTAGAATTAGCGAAAATCTAA
- the thrA gene encoding bifunctional aspartate kinase/homoserine dehydrogenase I — MKILKFGGKSLSNGKGLNKVISIIESKVNQGEQIAVVVSARGNATDELEDILAIAAKNKDYKTPLENFKKEQNGEYKDIDLSVEFEVLDKLFEGVSLIGDYSNKIKDQILSQGELLSAKLLTAILNQKGISANLTDSRALIKTDSKFGDAQPLEQASKKNVINYFKENNDTVNIITGFIGSNNNNDTTTLGRNGSNYTASLFANYLEAEELQNYTHVDGIYTANPELVPDAKKIDRLSFNEANEIANFGATILHAKTIIPLLEKNIPLRILNTFNDDNQGTLITSKSNKEGIKTLSVLENVSLVNLEGRGLLGKTGVDARIFRVMGDNDISVSIISQGSSERGIGLVVNANDATKAMVELEKEFENDFYSKDVNKISVTDNVSVISIIGQDLSTFHKPYTALIKNKIVPILFNNTVTGKNVSLVVKKSELHKALNVIHGEIFGVSKKINIAIFGHGLVGGTLINQILESAPAIEKRKDIKLNVFAIANSKNLLLNKNGVSPNWKNEIQTNGFSYTIDDVIAFANENHLENLIAVDNSASAVFVENYTKLAENGFDLISSNKVANTLSYKFYKDLRKVLAENQKNYLYETNVGAGLPLIDTIKLLHLSGENITKIKGVFSGTLSYLFNNFSAKDVPFSEILKEAIDNGYTEPDPREDLCGNDVGRKLLILARELDLQNEFEEIHIQNLIPEHLREGNVTDFLNKLKEFDPIYTKIKEEQEPNHVLRYIGELSGDLQNDKGNLEVKLVSVPSDTALGGLKGSDSFFEIYTESYGDRPIVIQGAGAGSAVTARGVFGDILRLSEKG, encoded by the coding sequence ATGAAAATATTAAAATTTGGGGGTAAATCTTTATCCAATGGCAAAGGATTAAACAAAGTAATTTCGATAATCGAAAGCAAAGTCAATCAAGGCGAACAAATAGCTGTTGTCGTTTCTGCACGTGGAAATGCGACTGATGAATTAGAAGATATTTTGGCAATCGCAGCTAAAAATAAAGATTATAAAACGCCATTAGAAAATTTCAAGAAAGAACAAAATGGTGAATACAAGGACATCGATTTATCAGTTGAATTTGAAGTTTTAGACAAACTTTTTGAAGGTGTAAGCCTAATTGGCGATTACAGCAACAAAATTAAAGACCAGATTTTATCGCAGGGCGAATTGCTTTCGGCAAAATTGCTGACTGCTATTTTGAACCAAAAAGGAATAAGTGCTAATCTGACTGATTCAAGAGCGTTGATAAAAACGGATTCTAAATTTGGAGATGCACAGCCATTGGAACAAGCTTCCAAGAAAAACGTGATCAATTATTTCAAAGAAAATAACGATACTGTAAATATTATTACCGGTTTTATTGGGTCGAATAATAATAACGACACCACAACTTTAGGAAGAAACGGTAGCAATTACACGGCTTCGTTGTTTGCGAATTATCTTGAAGCAGAAGAACTTCAAAATTATACACACGTTGACGGAATTTATACTGCAAACCCTGAATTAGTTCCAGATGCGAAGAAAATTGATCGTTTGTCGTTTAATGAAGCCAACGAAATAGCGAATTTTGGAGCGACTATTTTGCACGCCAAAACGATTATTCCTTTGTTGGAAAAAAATATTCCGTTACGAATTCTAAACACTTTCAATGATGATAATCAAGGAACATTAATTACTTCAAAATCAAACAAAGAAGGAATTAAAACGCTTTCGGTTTTAGAAAATGTGTCATTGGTAAACCTGGAAGGAAGAGGATTACTAGGAAAAACGGGTGTTGATGCTCGTATTTTTAGAGTAATGGGTGACAATGATATTAGCGTAAGCATCATTTCTCAGGGTTCGTCTGAACGTGGAATTGGCTTGGTTGTAAATGCCAATGACGCCACAAAAGCGATGGTAGAATTGGAGAAAGAATTCGAAAATGATTTTTATTCCAAAGACGTGAACAAAATTTCGGTAACCGATAATGTTTCGGTGATTTCGATTATTGGTCAGGATTTGAGTACTTTCCACAAACCCTACACGGCCTTGATTAAAAATAAAATTGTTCCCATTCTTTTCAATAATACGGTTACGGGTAAAAATGTGAGTTTGGTAGTAAAAAAATCAGAATTACACAAAGCCTTGAACGTAATTCACGGTGAGATTTTTGGAGTTTCCAAGAAAATCAATATTGCTATTTTCGGTCACGGATTGGTAGGCGGAACTTTGATCAATCAAATTTTAGAATCGGCTCCAGCTATCGAAAAAAGGAAAGACATCAAACTGAATGTTTTTGCGATTGCGAATTCCAAGAATTTGCTTTTGAATAAAAATGGCGTATCTCCCAATTGGAAAAACGAAATCCAGACCAATGGTTTCTCTTATACAATTGATGATGTTATTGCTTTCGCCAATGAAAATCATTTGGAGAATTTGATTGCTGTGGATAATTCAGCAAGTGCTGTATTTGTAGAGAATTATACCAAATTGGCAGAAAATGGTTTCGATTTGATTTCTTCTAATAAAGTAGCGAATACTTTGAGTTATAAGTTTTACAAAGACTTGCGAAAAGTATTGGCGGAAAACCAAAAGAATTATTTGTACGAAACCAATGTTGGAGCAGGATTACCATTGATTGATACCATAAAATTATTGCATCTTTCAGGTGAAAACATTACTAAAATAAAAGGAGTTTTCTCCGGAACTTTGAGTTATTTATTCAATAATTTCTCTGCTAAAGATGTTCCATTCAGCGAAATTCTGAAAGAAGCTATCGATAACGGTTATACAGAACCGGATCCGAGAGAAGATTTATGCGGAAACGATGTTGGTAGAAAATTGTTAATTTTGGCTAGAGAATTGGATTTGCAAAATGAATTCGAAGAAATCCATATTCAAAACCTGATTCCAGAACATTTGCGTGAAGGAAATGTTACTGATTTCTTGAATAAATTAAAAGAATTCGATCCAATTTATACTAAAATAAAAGAAGAGCAAGAACCAAATCACGTGTTGAGATACATTGGCGAATTGTCAGGCGATTTGCAAAATGACAAAGGAAATTTGGAAGTGAAATTAGTTTCTGTACCTTCGGATACAGCCTTGGGCGGATTAAAAGGTTCTGATTCTTTCTTTGAAATTTACACCGAATCCTACGGAGACCGACCAATTGTGATTCAAGGAGCTGGAGCAGGATCGGCAGTTACAGCGAGAGGTGTTTTTGGAGATATTTTGAGATTGTCGGAGAAAGGATAA
- a CDS encoding alpha/beta fold hydrolase codes for MENKPTSITLQNITTESGAFCASINLSFQVFGPALNTAPIVLVNHALTGNSQVVGETGWWNSLIGENKTIDITKYTVLAFNVPGNGYDDVLIENYLDFNSRDIAKLFLEGIKELKIEQLYAIIGGSVGGGIAWEMVALEPKITQHLIPIATDWKSTDWLIANCYLQEQILKNSRKPIEDARIHAMLCYRTPESFKVKFQRTTNEELAIFNVESWLNHHGAKLQKRFQLSAYKMMNQLLKSIDITRNRSSFDEIIAKVEANIHIIGIDSDLFFTANENRETFEELKKLNKNVSYGEIKSIHGHDAFLIEYKQLDNLLKDIF; via the coding sequence TTGGAAAATAAACCAACATCTATTACATTACAAAATATTACCACCGAAAGTGGCGCATTTTGCGCATCCATCAATTTGAGTTTTCAAGTTTTTGGACCAGCATTAAATACAGCTCCAATTGTTTTGGTAAATCACGCTTTGACTGGAAATTCACAAGTGGTTGGCGAAACTGGCTGGTGGAACAGTCTAATTGGCGAAAATAAAACTATTGATATTACTAAATATACTGTTTTAGCATTCAACGTTCCTGGAAATGGTTATGACGATGTTTTGATAGAAAATTACTTGGATTTCAATTCAAGAGATATTGCCAAACTTTTTCTGGAAGGAATCAAAGAGTTGAAAATTGAACAATTATACGCTATTATTGGAGGTTCAGTAGGCGGAGGAATTGCTTGGGAAATGGTGGCATTAGAACCAAAAATCACCCAACATTTAATTCCGATTGCTACCGATTGGAAATCGACAGATTGGCTGATAGCGAATTGCTATTTACAGGAACAAATATTGAAAAATTCCCGTAAACCAATTGAAGATGCGAGAATTCACGCGATGTTGTGCTATAGAACACCAGAATCGTTCAAAGTGAAGTTTCAGCGTACAACCAATGAAGAACTGGCAATTTTTAATGTAGAAAGCTGGCTGAATCATCACGGTGCCAAATTGCAGAAGCGTTTTCAGCTTTCGGCTTATAAAATGATGAATCAATTGTTAAAGTCGATTGATATTACCAGAAACAGAAGTTCATTCGATGAAATTATTGCTAAAGTGGAAGCCAATATTCATATCATTGGAATTGATTCTGATTTGTTTTTTACTGCAAATGAGAACAGAGAAACTTTCGAAGAATTAAAAAAACTAAATAAAAATGTTTCTTACGGTGAGATAAAATCAATCCACGGACACGATGCGTTTTTGATAGAATACAAACAATTAGATAATTTGCTTAAGGATATTTTTTAA